From Nicotiana tabacum cultivar K326 chromosome 22, ASM71507v2, whole genome shotgun sequence, one genomic window encodes:
- the LOC107828390 gene encoding AP-1 complex subunit mu-2-like isoform X2 has protein sequence MAGATSALFLLDMKGRCLICRDYRGDVSAQQVEKFFSKLLEKEGDVESDGPVCYENGVNYMFIQHNNIYLMAASRQNSNAASLLLFLHRVVDVFKHYFEEVEEESLRDNFVVVYELLDEMMDFGYPQYTEAKILSEFIKTDAYRMEVTQHPPMAVTNAVSWRSEGVYLDVVEHVNLLVNSNGQLIRSEVNGALKMRAYLSGMPECKLGLNDRLILEAQGRPTKGKSIDLDDIKFHQCVRLARFENDRTISFIPPDGSFDLMTYRLSTQVKPLIWVEAQVERHSRSRVEMSVKARSQFKERSTATNVEIELPVPSDAMNPNIRTSMGYAKYAPERDAVVWKIKSFPGNKDYMLRAEFRLPSVISEDTPPDRKAPIRVKFEIPYFTVSGIQVRYLKIIEKSGYQALPWVRYITMAGEYELRLI, from the exons ATGGCGGGTGCCACCTCCGCGCTGTTTCTTCTTGATATGAAAGGCAGATGCCTTATATGTCGTGACTATAGAGGCGATGTTTCTGCTCAACAAGTCGAGAAATTCTTTTCTAAGCTCCTCGAAAAAGAG GGTGACGTAGAATCTGATGGACCAGTATGCTACGAAAATGGCGTGAATTACATGTTTATACAACACAACAACATTTACCTGATGGCAGCATCGAGGCAGAATTCTAATGCTGCTAGCCTCCTTTTGTTTCTACATCGTGTAGTTGAT GTCTTTAAGCACTATTTTGAAGAAGTGGAAGAGGAGTCTCTACGAGATAACTTTGTTGTTGTG TATGAATTGCTTGATGAAATGATGGACTTTGGTTACCCTCAATATACGGAAGCTAAGATTCTTAGTGAGTTTATCAAGACGGATGCATACAGAATGGAAGTCACCCAACACCCTCCAATGGCCGTAACAAATGCAGTTTCGTGGCGCAGTGAGGGG GTATATTTGGATGTGGTCGAACATGTTAATCTCCTTGTCAACAGCAATGGCCAGTTAATACGTTCTGAAGTTAATGGGGCGTTAAAGATGAGAGCTTATTTGAG TGGCATGCCTGAGTGCAAGCTTGGGCTGAATGACAGATTAATATTGGAGGCTCAAGGTCGACCTACCAAAGGCAAATCCATTGATTTGGATGATATCAAATTTCATCA GTGTGTGCGTTTGGCTCGTTTTGAAAATGATCGCACAATATCTTTTATACCTCCTGATGGATCATTTGATCTGATGACATATAGACTCAGTACTCAG GTGAAGCCACTGATTTGGGTAGAAGCTCAAGTTGAAAGGCATTCAAGAAGCCGGGTTGAGATGTCTGTCAAAGCCAGAAGCCAGTTTAAGGAGCGTAG CACTGCTACAAATGTGGAAATTGAGTTGCCTGTGCCATCTGATGCGATGAATCCCAATATACGAACATCCATGGGATATGCTAAATATGCTCCTGAGAGAGATGCTGTGGTATGGAAAATAAAGTCATTCCCCGGTAATAAG GATTATATGCTGAGGGCAGAGTTTAGACTTCCAAGTGTAATATCTGAAGATACACCTCCTGACAGAAAAGCTCCAATCCGTGTGAAGTTTGAGATACCATATTTTACTGTCTCAGGAATTCAG GTTCGTTATctcaaaattattgaaaaaagCGGATATCAAGCTCTTCCATGGGTGAGGTACATAACAATGGCTGGTGAGTACGAACTAAGGCTAATATGA
- the LOC107828394 gene encoding protein LATERAL ORGAN BOUNDARIES-like, whose protein sequence is MASSSCYNSPCAACKFLRRKCLPGCIFAPYFPPEEPQKFANVHKIFGASNVTKLLNELLPHQREDAVNTLAYEAEARVRDPVYGCVGAITFLQRQVERLQKELDAANADLIRYASCNDVSVPLVGPQREYELGGFHQTHNFPFPYPPPWNDQSPSGGHGRGEDN, encoded by the coding sequence atggcttcATCCAGCTGCTACAATTCCCCATGTGCTGCCTGCAAATTCCTAAGGAGAAAATGTCTGCCTGGTTGCATCTTTGCACCTTATTTCCCACCTGAGGAGCCACAGAAATTTGCCAATGTCCACAAAATCTTCGGGGCCAGCAATGTGACCAAGCTTCTGAACGAGCTCCTCCCTCACCAGAGGGAGGACGCCGTCAACACTTTGGCCTATGAGGCCGAGGCAAGAGTCAGGGATCCCGTTTATGGGTGTGTTGGCGCAATCACTTTCCTCCAACGGCAAGTCGAGCGCCTCCAGAAGGAGCTCGACGCTGCCAACGCGGATTTAATTCGCTATGCTTCTTGCAACGATGTTTCAGTGCCGTTGGTTGGACCCCAAAGGGAGTATGAATTGGGAGGTTTTCATCAAACACATAATTTTCCTTTCCCTTATCCTCCCCCATGGAATGATCAAAGCCCTTCTGGAGGCCATGGAAGAGGAGAAGATAATTGA
- the LOC107828390 gene encoding AP-1 complex subunit mu-2-like isoform X1 gives MAGATSALFLLDMKGRCLICRDYRGDVSAQQVEKFFSKLLEKEGDVESDGPVCYENGVNYMFIQHNNIYLMAASRQNSNAASLLLFLHRVVDVFKHYFEEVEEESLRDNFVVVYELLDEMMDFGYPQYTEAKILSEFIKTDAYRMEVTQHPPMAVTNAVSWRSEGVFYKNNEVYLDVVEHVNLLVNSNGQLIRSEVNGALKMRAYLSGMPECKLGLNDRLILEAQGRPTKGKSIDLDDIKFHQCVRLARFENDRTISFIPPDGSFDLMTYRLSTQVKPLIWVEAQVERHSRSRVEMSVKARSQFKERSTATNVEIELPVPSDAMNPNIRTSMGYAKYAPERDAVVWKIKSFPGNKDYMLRAEFRLPSVISEDTPPDRKAPIRVKFEIPYFTVSGIQVRYLKIIEKSGYQALPWVRYITMAGEYELRLI, from the exons ATGGCGGGTGCCACCTCCGCGCTGTTTCTTCTTGATATGAAAGGCAGATGCCTTATATGTCGTGACTATAGAGGCGATGTTTCTGCTCAACAAGTCGAGAAATTCTTTTCTAAGCTCCTCGAAAAAGAG GGTGACGTAGAATCTGATGGACCAGTATGCTACGAAAATGGCGTGAATTACATGTTTATACAACACAACAACATTTACCTGATGGCAGCATCGAGGCAGAATTCTAATGCTGCTAGCCTCCTTTTGTTTCTACATCGTGTAGTTGAT GTCTTTAAGCACTATTTTGAAGAAGTGGAAGAGGAGTCTCTACGAGATAACTTTGTTGTTGTG TATGAATTGCTTGATGAAATGATGGACTTTGGTTACCCTCAATATACGGAAGCTAAGATTCTTAGTGAGTTTATCAAGACGGATGCATACAGAATGGAAGTCACCCAACACCCTCCAATGGCCGTAACAAATGCAGTTTCGTGGCGCAGTGAGGGGGTATTTTATAAGAATAATGAA GTATATTTGGATGTGGTCGAACATGTTAATCTCCTTGTCAACAGCAATGGCCAGTTAATACGTTCTGAAGTTAATGGGGCGTTAAAGATGAGAGCTTATTTGAG TGGCATGCCTGAGTGCAAGCTTGGGCTGAATGACAGATTAATATTGGAGGCTCAAGGTCGACCTACCAAAGGCAAATCCATTGATTTGGATGATATCAAATTTCATCA GTGTGTGCGTTTGGCTCGTTTTGAAAATGATCGCACAATATCTTTTATACCTCCTGATGGATCATTTGATCTGATGACATATAGACTCAGTACTCAG GTGAAGCCACTGATTTGGGTAGAAGCTCAAGTTGAAAGGCATTCAAGAAGCCGGGTTGAGATGTCTGTCAAAGCCAGAAGCCAGTTTAAGGAGCGTAG CACTGCTACAAATGTGGAAATTGAGTTGCCTGTGCCATCTGATGCGATGAATCCCAATATACGAACATCCATGGGATATGCTAAATATGCTCCTGAGAGAGATGCTGTGGTATGGAAAATAAAGTCATTCCCCGGTAATAAG GATTATATGCTGAGGGCAGAGTTTAGACTTCCAAGTGTAATATCTGAAGATACACCTCCTGACAGAAAAGCTCCAATCCGTGTGAAGTTTGAGATACCATATTTTACTGTCTCAGGAATTCAG GTTCGTTATctcaaaattattgaaaaaagCGGATATCAAGCTCTTCCATGGGTGAGGTACATAACAATGGCTGGTGAGTACGAACTAAGGCTAATATGA